The following are encoded together in the Eriocheir sinensis breed Jianghai 21 chromosome 28, ASM2467909v1, whole genome shotgun sequence genome:
- the LOC127004392 gene encoding putative aldolase class 2 protein RP493 isoform X2, with product MAGILGVRGHILVKAATRQGRLLMRSITSNCPKPYNVPDGPWGLNRAARLELAAAYRGLDHLGLNEGTNNHLSVMAPRADGNGEVMLVFPEGLHWREVTASNLVGLDREAKTVEGEGAPETTASCIHLSIHKKRPGTPVVMHTHQPYITALASLEDFELRLVHQNSLLFWNRVAYDHNYQGLAFSFEEGERMAKILGDKDILLLANHGVLTVAPTISMAFDNLYYLERAAMVQMLTMATQRKLREVPEEVVSAMHPQYMQRAQHYADIHFYAIYRLLQKWQPDFET from the exons ATGGCTGGGATACTGGGCGTGCGCGGTCATATACTGGTAAAGGCGGCGACGAGACAAGGACGTCTCTTGATGCGAAGCATTACTTCAAATTGTCCGAAGCCCTACAACGTCCCTGATGGTCCCTGGGGATTGAATAG GGCAGCACGACTGGAGCTGGCGGCAGCGTACAGAGGCCTTGACCACTTGGGACTAAACGAAGGCACCAACAACCACCTCAGTGTGATGGCGCCTCGTGCGGACGGCAACGGAGAGGTGATGCTTGTCTTCCCGGAGGGCCTACACTGGCGTGAG GTGACTGCGAGCAACCTGGTTGGGTTGGACAGGGAGGCGAAGACAGTGGAAGGAGAAGGGGCGCCTGAAACCACCGCCTCATGCATCCACCTCTCCATCCACAAGAAGCGACCCGGGACCCCGGTTGTCATGCACACCCATCAGCCGTACATCACAGCTCTTG CGAGCCTTGAAGACTTTGAGCTACGACTGGTGCATCAAAACTCTCTATTATTCTGGAACAGGGTGGCTTATGACCACAACTATCAGGGATTGGCGTTTTCTTTCGAGGAAGGAGAGCGAATGGCTAAAATACTAG GGGACAAGGATATTCTATTGTTGGCTAACCACGGCGTGCTTACCGTGGCTCCCACCATCTCTATGGCCTTCGATAATCTCTACTACCTGGAGCGAGCCGCCATGGTACAG ATGTTAACCATGGCGACTCAGCGCAAACTGAGGGAGGTGCCCGAAGAGGTTGTCAGCGCAATGCATCCACAATATATGCAGCGGGCACAACATTACGCAGACATCCACTTCTATGCCATATACAGGCTGCTTCAGAAATGGCAACCGGATTTCGAGACGTAG
- the LOC127004392 gene encoding putative aldolase class 2 protein RP493 isoform X1, whose amino-acid sequence MVLKCSFCVFISMAGILGVRGHILVKAATRQGRLLMRSITSNCPKPYNVPDGPWGLNRAARLELAAAYRGLDHLGLNEGTNNHLSVMAPRADGNGEVMLVFPEGLHWREVTASNLVGLDREAKTVEGEGAPETTASCIHLSIHKKRPGTPVVMHTHQPYITALASLEDFELRLVHQNSLLFWNRVAYDHNYQGLAFSFEEGERMAKILGDKDILLLANHGVLTVAPTISMAFDNLYYLERAAMVQMLTMATQRKLREVPEEVVSAMHPQYMQRAQHYADIHFYAIYRLLQKWQPDFET is encoded by the exons ATGGTGCTGAAGTGCAGCTTCTGTGTGTTCATAAG CATGGCTGGGATACTGGGCGTGCGCGGTCATATACTGGTAAAGGCGGCGACGAGACAAGGACGTCTCTTGATGCGAAGCATTACTTCAAATTGTCCGAAGCCCTACAACGTCCCTGATGGTCCCTGGGGATTGAATAG GGCAGCACGACTGGAGCTGGCGGCAGCGTACAGAGGCCTTGACCACTTGGGACTAAACGAAGGCACCAACAACCACCTCAGTGTGATGGCGCCTCGTGCGGACGGCAACGGAGAGGTGATGCTTGTCTTCCCGGAGGGCCTACACTGGCGTGAG GTGACTGCGAGCAACCTGGTTGGGTTGGACAGGGAGGCGAAGACAGTGGAAGGAGAAGGGGCGCCTGAAACCACCGCCTCATGCATCCACCTCTCCATCCACAAGAAGCGACCCGGGACCCCGGTTGTCATGCACACCCATCAGCCGTACATCACAGCTCTTG CGAGCCTTGAAGACTTTGAGCTACGACTGGTGCATCAAAACTCTCTATTATTCTGGAACAGGGTGGCTTATGACCACAACTATCAGGGATTGGCGTTTTCTTTCGAGGAAGGAGAGCGAATGGCTAAAATACTAG GGGACAAGGATATTCTATTGTTGGCTAACCACGGCGTGCTTACCGTGGCTCCCACCATCTCTATGGCCTTCGATAATCTCTACTACCTGGAGCGAGCCGCCATGGTACAG ATGTTAACCATGGCGACTCAGCGCAAACTGAGGGAGGTGCCCGAAGAGGTTGTCAGCGCAATGCATCCACAATATATGCAGCGGGCACAACATTACGCAGACATCCACTTCTATGCCATATACAGGCTGCTTCAGAAATGGCAACCGGATTTCGAGACGTAG